In one window of Maledivibacter sp. DNA:
- a CDS encoding 2-oxoacid:acceptor oxidoreductase family protein — translation MTMQRVICAGFGGQGVMSIGQLLSYAGMLEGKHVSWLPSYGPEMRGGTANCNVTVSDTPIGSPIIAHNATAAIVMNLPSLIKFEVELENDGMVLINSSLIDRKPDREDIKAYLIPANEIAGEIGNGKVANMVMLGAYLELTKVVKVESVVEALKKVFGPSKEHLIPLNKEALQRGAEAVKA, via the coding sequence ATGACAATGCAAAGAGTAATTTGTGCTGGTTTTGGTGGTCAAGGAGTTATGTCAATAGGACAGCTTCTTTCCTATGCTGGAATGCTAGAAGGAAAGCATGTATCATGGTTACCATCTTATGGACCTGAAATGCGTGGTGGTACAGCAAACTGTAATGTTACTGTATCAGATACTCCCATAGGTTCTCCAATTATAGCTCATAATGCTACAGCAGCTATAGTTATGAATTTACCATCCCTAATAAAATTTGAAGTAGAATTAGAAAATGATGGAATGGTTCTGATCAATAGTTCATTAATAGATAGAAAGCCCGATAGAGAAGATATAAAAGCTTACCTAATACCTGCCAATGAAATAGCTGGAGAGATAGGTAATGGTAAGGTTGCTAACATGGTTATGCTAGGAGCATACTTAGAGCTAACTAAGGTGGTAAAGGTTGAATCCGTTGTAGAAGCTCTAAAGAAAGTATTTGGACCTTCTAAGGAACATTTAATCCCATTAAATAAAGAAGCTCTTCAAAGGGGAGCAGAGGCGGTAAAGGCTTAA
- a CDS encoding methyl-accepting chemotaxis protein, with protein MIQPVKDKKRKAIKKKKEKGKKNSLGIKAKLIIFSIILSVVPLLIVGGYSFIRFGATIEDKVGSLSEQLAKQNSSILDSKLKEIEKSMVLATSNQDLRKTLAKESYVNDYEKLKDSKKIEQIFWSIIVSNPEIRSFTIYRNNGDIISAGNNTEVKDFIEGGGFEQTEVYKKAKASKGEAFWVSGLLKNNKKLHVMRKINDYYNVEAGIIIFEMETKTIDGLYSNLSMVKNSSILIANEENDVIYHYNSQENKENMEKNNEPNPNTENTQTVDEVQPMENQKSDIHEEYTKNIQMDRQSGSFILGEELVSYGTCENGWKILYVVPLGYLMGDVNKVGQITLIITFLCIIIAVFISIYLAFNISNPLKKIMGLMNRVEEGDLTVYSDIKGKDEIGKLSTSFNHMIDSVRQLIMDTKTTFDSVDATTKSVNQIAEQYSSVSEQVAVSVGEIADGASDQAKEVEDTTNIMDELSNRIDNMVESITEVKKSTDKTKEVSNNATQTVKSLYEKTEEYAKISASTKDTILKLKNRVSEIINIVQLIQSISEQTNLLALNAAIEAARSGEAGKGFAVVADEIRKLAEQSKEASNKITDLANGINGDVINTVKSVDEGDKIFGEQHYAVFDTDTAFNEIKNSVESIIKEVEEVNSAVEDIIEYKDRTMGSIENILAVTEEEAASTEEVMAATEEQSGSSEQLKHISEDLISLVGRLNESIVKFKLDKEEIE; from the coding sequence ATGATACAACCTGTTAAGGATAAAAAAAGGAAAGCTATTAAGAAAAAAAAGGAAAAGGGAAAGAAAAACAGTCTAGGAATTAAGGCAAAATTAATAATATTTTCTATCATACTCAGTGTAGTACCATTACTAATAGTTGGGGGCTATTCATTTATAAGATTTGGGGCTACAATTGAAGACAAAGTAGGAAGCTTGTCTGAGCAGTTGGCAAAGCAAAATTCATCCATATTGGATTCTAAATTAAAAGAAATTGAGAAATCAATGGTTTTGGCAACATCAAATCAAGATTTGAGAAAAACCTTGGCCAAAGAATCCTATGTAAATGACTATGAAAAACTGAAGGACTCAAAAAAAATAGAGCAGATATTTTGGTCTATAATTGTTTCGAATCCAGAAATAAGGTCATTCACCATTTATAGAAATAATGGAGATATAATATCTGCTGGAAATAATACCGAGGTAAAGGATTTTATAGAGGGTGGAGGCTTTGAACAAACAGAGGTCTATAAGAAGGCAAAGGCTTCAAAGGGTGAGGCTTTTTGGGTTTCTGGACTACTTAAGAACAATAAAAAGCTCCATGTAATGAGAAAGATTAATGACTATTACAATGTTGAAGCCGGCATAATTATATTTGAGATGGAAACCAAAACCATAGATGGATTATATAGCAATCTAAGTATGGTTAAAAATTCTAGCATTTTGATAGCAAATGAAGAAAATGATGTTATCTACCATTATAATAGCCAAGAAAACAAAGAAAATATGGAAAAAAACAATGAGCCTAACCCAAATACTGAAAATACACAAACTGTAGATGAGGTACAGCCCATGGAAAATCAAAAGAGTGATATCCATGAAGAATATACTAAGAACATACAAATGGATAGGCAATCAGGATCATTTATATTAGGTGAAGAATTGGTTTCATACGGTACTTGTGAAAATGGTTGGAAGATATTATATGTTGTTCCCCTAGGATATCTGATGGGCGATGTAAATAAGGTAGGACAGATTACTCTGATAATCACTTTTCTATGTATCATAATAGCAGTATTTATATCTATTTACTTAGCATTCAATATTTCAAATCCCCTTAAGAAAATAATGGGATTGATGAATAGGGTTGAAGAAGGAGATTTGACTGTTTATTCAGACATAAAGGGCAAAGATGAGATTGGTAAACTATCCACAAGCTTTAATCATATGATAGATAGCGTTAGGCAGCTAATAATGGATACCAAGACTACCTTTGATTCCGTAGATGCTACTACAAAATCAGTAAATCAAATAGCCGAGCAATACTCATCTGTATCTGAGCAGGTGGCAGTTTCCGTTGGTGAAATAGCCGATGGAGCATCGGATCAAGCCAAGGAGGTAGAGGATACCACAAATATAATGGATGAACTGTCAAATAGAATAGATAATATGGTTGAGAGTATCACAGAAGTAAAAAAATCCACGGATAAGACAAAAGAGGTCAGCAATAATGCTACACAAACTGTAAAAAGCCTTTATGAAAAAACCGAAGAGTATGCAAAAATATCTGCTTCTACAAAGGATACAATCTTAAAATTAAAGAACAGGGTTTCAGAGATAATCAATATAGTACAGTTGATACAAAGCATAAGTGAGCAAACGAACCTGTTAGCCTTAAATGCAGCCATCGAAGCTGCAAGATCCGGAGAAGCTGGCAAGGGCTTTGCGGTTGTAGCCGATGAGATAAGAAAATTAGCTGAGCAGTCAAAGGAAGCATCTAATAAGATTACAGATTTAGCCAATGGTATAAATGGCGATGTCATAAATACTGTAAAATCAGTAGATGAGGGGGATAAAATCTTTGGAGAACAGCATTATGCTGTGTTTGATACTGATACGGCCTTTAATGAGATAAAGAATTCCGTAGAATCAATTATTAAAGAGGTAGAAGAAGTAAATAGTGCAGTTGAAGATATAATAGAGTATAAGGACAGAACCATGGGTTCTATAGAAAATATACTAGCGGTTACAGAAGAGGAAGCAGCAAGTACGGAGGAGGTCATGGCGGCTACCGAAGAACAGTCTGGTTCATCGGAACAACTCAAGCATATATCAGAGGACCTTATTTCATTGGTAGGTAGATTGAATGAATCGATAGTTAAATTCAAACTAGATAAAGAAGAGATAGAATAG